Proteins from a genomic interval of Desulfomicrobium macestii:
- the siaC gene encoding biofilm regulation phosphoprotein SiaC, whose product MNNLDIAQTPSTPMVRADNEQGRVFMAGDSYPENPFEFFQPIIDWIDDFLKNDDRPLAFDLELIYLNTSSIRAMMDIFDRLEESHQSGRPVSVAWNYDPDNERVGELAEEFKEDCTFPFTIAPRS is encoded by the coding sequence ATGAACAATCTAGATATCGCCCAAACACCCAGCACTCCGATGGTCCGCGCCGACAACGAGCAGGGACGTGTCTTCATGGCCGGAGATTCATACCCCGAGAATCCCTTTGAATTCTTTCAGCCCATCATCGACTGGATCGACGATTTTCTGAAGAATGACGACCGCCCCCTCGCCTTCGACCTGGAGCTGATCTATCTCAACACCAGCAGCATCCGGGCCATGATGGACATCTTCGACCGCCTGGAGGAATCCCACCAGAGCGGACGACCGGTCAGCGTCGCATGGAACTATGATCCGGACAACGAACGCGTCGGCGAACTGGCCGAGGAATTCAAGGAAGACTGCACCTTTCCCTTCACCATCGCCCCGAGGTCATGA